One segment of Desulfosudis oleivorans Hxd3 DNA contains the following:
- a CDS encoding nucleotidyltransferase domain-containing protein, translating to MVFERYSNDKRVQLFYLLEKICQKLELTDTQYQDAKGKYKAVGEWLDGGEVLHPHAPHIFPQGSMSLGTTVRPLGRDEFDIDLVCLLNLFSSRCSPEAVRKAVGERLEANEVYKKMLEPLNRGWRLNYAQSSKLHLDITPATKDDGSQNGGLMVPDRKLREWKNSHPQGYVKWFEDIAALMPTIEFSERVVMAKVDPFPEQVPFKSILKRCVQILKRHRDLCFINNDAKNAPISIILTTLAAKSYQHLVLSRRFTSELDLLFSVIQHLPDFIEERVIQGQKIYYIPNETTSGENFAEKWNTHRERAEAFFSWHKKAISDFEKLEQVEGLDGLQRLLGEEVFGERDTSVVFNDYVDVINERRRNRTLSVASGVGLTTGIGTPVRRNTFYGK from the coding sequence ATGGTTTTTGAAAGGTATTCTAATGATAAGAGGGTGCAGCTTTTTTATCTTTTAGAAAAGATCTGCCAAAAATTGGAGCTGACAGACACCCAATATCAGGACGCAAAGGGTAAATATAAGGCTGTGGGAGAATGGCTGGACGGCGGAGAAGTCCTGCACCCGCACGCTCCGCATATTTTCCCTCAGGGATCAATGAGCTTGGGGACGACAGTTCGACCTTTGGGGCGAGATGAATTTGATATTGATCTTGTTTGTCTGCTGAACCTGTTTTCCAGCCGATGCTCCCCGGAGGCGGTTAGAAAGGCAGTAGGAGAGCGGCTTGAGGCAAACGAGGTATACAAAAAAATGCTAGAACCTCTAAACAGGGGGTGGCGGCTCAATTATGCGCAATCAAGTAAGTTACACTTGGATATTACTCCGGCCACAAAAGATGACGGTAGCCAAAACGGCGGTCTGATGGTCCCCGACAGGAAACTTAGAGAATGGAAAAACAGCCACCCTCAAGGGTACGTAAAATGGTTTGAGGATATTGCAGCCTTGATGCCCACCATCGAATTTTCGGAGAGAGTCGTGATGGCAAAGGTTGACCCGTTTCCTGAACAAGTCCCCTTTAAAAGTATTTTGAAGCGGTGCGTCCAGATTTTGAAGAGGCACCGGGATCTTTGCTTTATTAATAACGACGCTAAAAACGCTCCAATTTCAATAATACTCACCACTCTGGCCGCAAAGTCCTATCAGCATCTCGTTTTGTCAAGAAGGTTTACCAGTGAACTCGATTTGTTATTTTCCGTGATTCAGCATTTACCTGACTTTATAGAGGAGCGGGTTATTCAAGGGCAGAAGATCTATTATATTCCGAACGAAACCACCAGCGGTGAAAATTTCGCAGAAAAATGGAACACGCATCGAGAGAGGGCGGAAGCTTTTTTTTCATGGCATAAAAAGGCGATATCCGACTTTGAAAAATTAGAACAGGTTGAAGGGCTGGATGGGCTCCAGCGACTTCTTGGCGAAGAGGTCTTCGGTGAAAGAGACACCTCGGTTGTATTTAATGATTACGTCGATGTAATTAACGAGCGTCGAAGAAACCGTACTCTAAGCGTGGCGTCCGGCGTTGGTCTGACTACAGGCATAGGGACGCCGGTCAGGAGGAATACGTTTTACGGGAAATGA
- a CDS encoding WYL domain-containing protein, with the protein MRWGVRQRLEFIETRLFWEGRINRGDLTEFFGISVPQASADIGLYQEKAKGNIEYDKNKKFYFASANFKPVFIEPNADLLFSQLRLSECGLKSDTLSFLGKIPECYIVPTPDRYVEIDVVRDLLKAIKNNLELYVEYQSMKSTDVSLRWLSPHSFAYDSYRWHVRAFCHKRNEYRDFVIGRLIKVLETRRPQKALPEDKKWNTTVVLKIGPHPGLQPHQKSVIERDYKMTDGILEVRVKEAMLFYAKKRLGFDDKNHAERPSNEQQIVLLGEEKDDGPSECGSS; encoded by the coding sequence ATGAGATGGGGTGTTCGACAGCGGTTGGAATTTATTGAAACACGGCTTTTTTGGGAGGGCAGGATAAACAGGGGGGATTTGACCGAATTTTTTGGGATTTCTGTTCCCCAGGCTTCAGCGGACATTGGGCTGTATCAGGAGAAGGCCAAAGGGAACATCGAGTACGACAAAAATAAAAAGTTCTATTTCGCAAGCGCCAACTTTAAACCTGTGTTCATCGAACCAAATGCCGACCTTCTTTTCTCGCAATTGAGATTATCCGAATGCGGCCTCAAAAGTGACACGTTGAGTTTTTTAGGGAAAATCCCGGAATGCTATATCGTACCTACTCCAGACAGATATGTCGAAATTGACGTGGTCAGGGATTTATTAAAAGCCATAAAAAATAATTTGGAGCTATATGTCGAATACCAATCGATGAAAAGCACCGACGTTAGCTTGAGATGGCTTTCCCCTCATTCGTTTGCATATGATAGCTACCGATGGCATGTCCGTGCTTTTTGCCATAAAAGAAATGAATATAGAGATTTTGTTATAGGAAGATTAATTAAAGTTTTAGAAACCAGACGTCCCCAAAAAGCGTTGCCGGAGGATAAAAAATGGAATACGACCGTGGTCTTAAAAATCGGGCCGCATCCTGGGCTGCAACCGCACCAAAAAAGTGTAATCGAACGTGATTATAAAATGACTGATGGCATTTTAGAGGTTAGGGTTAAAGAGGCAATGTTATTTTATGCAAAAAAGAGGCTTGGTTTTGACGACAAAAACCATGCAGAACGTCCAAGCAATGAGCAGCAAATTGTTCTCTTGGGTGAAGAAAAAGATGATGGGCCATCAGAATGCGGCTCATCTTAA
- the radC gene encoding RadC family protein, with protein MKKLKDLPPADRPREKLLKQGAAFLSDQELLAILLSKGTAKDDVFALSRKIIKIIDEKGAALTAQDIMAVDGIGMAKAAAICAAFEFVRRRVKPQGLKIKFPADVLPLIHHYADRKQEHFLCVSINGANEVMSVRVVSIGLINKTQVHPREVFADVLAERASAVIVAHNHPHGDLAPSREDIQVTRQLKDAAQTLGLTFLDHIIFNTTGYYSFAEQEEQ; from the coding sequence ATGAAAAAACTAAAAGATCTGCCGCCCGCTGACCGGCCCCGGGAAAAGCTCCTTAAACAGGGGGCCGCGTTTTTGTCCGACCAGGAACTGCTGGCCATTCTTCTGAGCAAGGGCACGGCCAAAGACGACGTGTTTGCCCTTTCCCGGAAAATCATCAAAATTATCGATGAAAAGGGCGCGGCCCTGACGGCACAGGATATCATGGCGGTGGACGGCATCGGCATGGCCAAGGCCGCCGCTATCTGCGCGGCCTTTGAATTCGTGCGGCGGCGCGTCAAACCCCAGGGCCTGAAAATCAAGTTTCCGGCCGATGTGCTGCCCCTGATTCACCACTACGCCGACCGCAAGCAGGAACATTTTCTGTGCGTGTCCATAAACGGCGCCAACGAAGTCATGAGCGTCCGGGTGGTCAGCATCGGCCTGATCAACAAAACCCAGGTCCATCCCCGGGAAGTATTTGCCGATGTGCTGGCCGAACGCGCCTCGGCCGTGATCGTGGCCCACAACCACCCCCACGGCGACCTGGCCCCCAGCCGGGAAGATATCCAGGTGACCCGGCAGCTCAAAGACGCCGCCCAAACCCTGGGCCTGACCTTTCTGGACCACATCATTTTTAACACCACCGGCTATTACTCCTTTGCCGAGCAGGAAGAACAATAA
- a CDS encoding restriction endonuclease subunit S, whose translation MKELLPEGWVAAPLQKISQIVYGKGLPKNKFNKQGLYPVFGANSIIGYYDSFLYEDPQVLISCRGANSGTINISPPKCFVTSNSLVVQLPNTLHQSFKYLYYALESSDKEKIVTGTAQPQVTIDNLKSFCVPLPPFNEQKRIVARLDQIIPRIDKLKTRLDKIPTIIKRFRQSVLTAAVTGRLTEKWREDHPDVEGAEATVQSIYYRRLDESQTNQQKNKIEKLFAEVETEDNGLLPETWKYTFLNKICESFQYGTSSKSSKKGDIPVLRMGNLQNGAIDWSNLVYSSNKKEIEKYKLEKNTVLFNRTNSPELVGKTAIYLGERAAIFAGYLIRINNMDILDSHYLNYSLNTDYAKAFCNREKTDGVNQSNINAQKLGRFEIPFPPLEEQKEIVRQVERSFALADKLEAHYQNARARVDKLARSVLAKAFRGELTPQDPNDEPAEKLLERILAEKEKMAAAVKKTRKQAKRKSRTTT comes from the coding sequence ATGAAGGAGCTGCTGCCGGAGGGATGGGTTGCGGCCCCTCTTCAGAAAATTTCTCAGATTGTATATGGCAAGGGCCTTCCAAAAAATAAGTTTAACAAACAAGGTCTGTATCCCGTATTTGGCGCCAACTCAATAATTGGCTATTATGATTCGTTTTTATATGAAGATCCCCAAGTTCTAATATCTTGCCGGGGGGCTAATAGCGGAACTATTAATATTTCTCCCCCGAAATGTTTTGTCACTTCGAACTCATTGGTTGTCCAATTGCCCAACACTCTTCATCAAAGTTTCAAATATTTGTACTATGCACTCGAATCAAGCGACAAAGAAAAAATTGTTACCGGCACGGCACAGCCGCAAGTAACAATAGATAATTTAAAAAGTTTTTGTGTTCCCCTCCCGCCCTTTAACGAACAAAAGCGCATTGTCGCCCGGCTGGACCAAATCATTCCCCGCATTGACAAATTAAAAACCCGGCTGGACAAAATCCCCACCATCATCAAACGCTTCCGTCAGTCTGTTTTAACCGCCGCCGTCACCGGCCGCCTCACCGAAAAATGGCGGGAAGACCATCCGGATGTGGAGGGTGCGGAGGCTACTGTTCAATCGATATATTATAGACGTCTTGATGAAAGCCAAACAAACCAACAAAAGAACAAAATTGAAAAGTTGTTTGCTGAAGTTGAGACCGAAGACAATGGGTTGCTCCCAGAAACATGGAAGTATACTTTTCTGAATAAGATTTGCGAATCATTTCAATATGGAACATCCAGCAAATCAAGCAAAAAAGGAGACATTCCTGTCCTCAGGATGGGCAATTTGCAAAATGGGGCAATCGACTGGAGCAATCTTGTTTATTCTTCCAATAAGAAAGAAATAGAAAAATATAAATTAGAAAAAAATACGGTTTTATTCAATCGTACCAATAGCCCTGAATTGGTCGGCAAAACAGCAATTTATTTGGGAGAACGAGCCGCTATTTTTGCAGGTTATCTTATTAGAATCAATAATATGGATATTCTCGATTCCCACTATCTCAATTATTCTTTAAATACGGATTATGCTAAAGCCTTTTGTAATAGAGAAAAAACGGATGGTGTGAATCAGTCGAACATTAATGCACAAAAACTTGGCCGCTTTGAGATCCCCTTCCCGCCCCTTGAAGAACAAAAAGAGATCGTCCGGCAAGTGGAGCGGTCGTTTGCCCTGGCCGACAAGCTGGAGGCCCATTATCAAAACGCCCGAGCCCGGGTGGATAAGCTGGCCCGGTCGGTGCTGGCCAAGGCCTTTCGCGGTGAACTGACGCCTCAGGACCCAAACGACGAGCCCGCCGAAAAGCTGCTGGAACGCATTCTGGCGGAAAAAGAAAAAATGGCAGCAGCCGTCAAAAAAACCCGGAAACAAGCAAAGCGGAAAAGTCGCACGACAACTTAA
- a CDS encoding PDDEXK nuclease domain-containing protein: MSKTPQQDREYTSFIKEIKKRINDSRIKAAVSVNRELLTLYWDLAAQIVKKQQQASWGDGFLDRMSKDLQAEFPDIKGFSLRNLKYMRQWYLFWSQEASIGQQLVAQIPWGHNLVIVSKTENPEEALFYVQKTMENNWSRAVLTHQIESNLFQRQGRAVTNFTATLPAPQSDLALQTIKDPYNFDFLTLREKHDEKELENALMDQVTRFLLELGAGFSFIGRQHRLTVGDEDFYIDLLFYHVCLHCYVVVELKAVRFKPAFTGQLNFYVSAVDGQMKTEQDNPTIGILICKSKNKTVVEYALKDIHKPIGVSEYMITRCLPDEFKSSLPSIEDIEAELEDLE; the protein is encoded by the coding sequence ATGAGTAAAACGCCTCAACAAGACAGGGAGTATACCTCTTTTATCAAGGAGATAAAAAAGCGGATCAATGATTCCCGGATAAAGGCGGCGGTCTCCGTCAACCGGGAATTGCTGACCCTGTACTGGGACCTGGCCGCCCAGATTGTTAAAAAACAGCAACAGGCTTCCTGGGGCGACGGCTTTTTAGACCGGATGAGCAAGGACCTGCAAGCGGAATTTCCCGATATTAAAGGCTTTTCCCTGCGAAACCTGAAATACATGCGTCAGTGGTATCTGTTCTGGTCGCAGGAAGCGTCAATTGGGCAACAGCTTGTTGCCCAAATTCCCTGGGGGCACAACCTGGTCATTGTCAGCAAAACCGAAAACCCCGAAGAAGCCCTGTTTTACGTCCAGAAAACCATGGAAAACAACTGGTCCCGGGCGGTTCTGACCCACCAGATCGAAAGCAATCTGTTTCAGCGCCAGGGCCGGGCTGTAACCAATTTTACGGCCACCCTGCCGGCCCCCCAGTCCGACCTGGCCCTGCAAACCATTAAAGACCCCTATAATTTTGATTTTCTCACCCTGCGGGAAAAACATGATGAAAAGGAGCTGGAAAATGCCCTCATGGACCAGGTCACCCGCTTTCTGCTGGAGCTGGGCGCCGGGTTCTCTTTTATCGGCCGCCAGCACCGGCTGACGGTGGGCGACGAGGATTTTTATATCGATCTGCTTTTTTATCATGTCTGCCTGCACTGCTATGTGGTGGTGGAATTAAAAGCGGTCCGGTTCAAACCGGCCTTTACCGGCCAGCTCAATTTTTATGTGTCTGCCGTGGACGGCCAGATGAAGACGGAACAGGACAATCCCACCATCGGTATTCTCATCTGCAAGTCAAAAAACAAGACCGTGGTGGAATATGCCTTAAAGGACATTCACAAGCCCATCGGCGTCAGCGAATACATGATCACCCGCTGCCTGCCCGATGAATTCAAGTCCTCCCTGCCGAGCATCGAAGATATAGAAGCCGAACTGGAGGACCTTGAATGA